Below is a window of Stygiolobus azoricus DNA.
GAAGAAGGAACTTTATCTTTCATGCACTCTATGGGAGGAGAACCTTAGATGCTTTATCTAGAGCTGTGGCTTACGTTATGAGCAATGACCTAAAAACTGACTTAAGAATAGCAGTTACAGATAACGGATTTATAATTACACTACCGAATATAGTTGACTATGATATAGGTTCAGTCTTAGCTAGGCTTAACCCTGATGAAATGTATGATATACTAAGTAGAGTGATAATGAGGACTGAGATGCTTAAGCGTAGGTTTAGACATTGTGCTGAAAGATCGTTTATGTTACTAAAGCGCTATAAAGGTAGGGAGACGAATGTTGATCGTAGGCAATTAAACTCGGAGGTTCTGCTTGGCGTTGTAAAAGAGTTGGAAGATTTTCCTGTCCTCAAGGAGACCATAAGGGAAATTTTAGAGGATTACATGGATATAAAAAGAGCGATAGAGATAGTAAGCAAAGTAAGAAGTGGTGAAATTATGGTTAAAGTAGTAGGCCCGTTTAATATTCCGAGTCCATTTGCTCATAATATATTACTGAAAGAATACTCTGATGTAGTATTGGCAGAAGATAAGAGAGAATTATTGAAGAAGCTTCATGAGAAGGTTGTGGAGTTCCTTAGGAATAAGGGAATTGATGTCAATCTCCAGTATACCGAGAGCAGTGAATAAGTAAGCTTTTATACATTTTTTGCTACAAATAATCCAGGGCACTTCCCATAAGCTCATGTATTGTAAGTCAGATAAGGAAGGCTCACAAGATTCCTTGTGCGTGTGAACTATTGCTTTTAGCTCATCTGTGTATTTATAGAACTCCTCAGGATCTACTTGAAATCTATCATCTCCTTCGGCCGTATTCTTCAGCTCTATTAGCTCATTATTCCTTGTAATGATTGCAATTCTTTCATGCATTTACTAACTCTTCCAATCCAGCAATAGTCTTAAGAATATCTGTTCTAGTTACTATTCCTACTACCTTTTGATTTCTAGATAGTACTAGAAGCCTACCCACGTTATATATTAGCATTTTTCTTATTGCTGTTATTATATCGTCTTCATCCCCTATACTAATTACGTTAGTCTTCATATAATCACTAACTTTCGCCTCATAGTTCCCTTCAAAGAACGCCTTTATTATGTCTGCAGTAGTAAGTATCCCTAAGATTTTTTCGTTCTCATCTAAAACCGGAGCCCCTCTTATTCCTTCTTTATAAAGTATTTGTGATGCCTCCTTGAGAGTCATGTTAGGTTTTAGAGCAATTAACTTTCTAGAAATTATATTCTTAACTTGAACCTTCGGAATGCTAATCATTCTTGTAACATCTAGGATCAATTCTTTCCTCGAATCATCAATATGTATTACAACACCCTCTATTACAAGCCTGCTATATGGTACCGGGCCTACTTTTACTGTATCTCCTACCTTTATCTTCTTTAGTTCACCACTAACTCTTAAAAGAACTTTATTCCCAGAAGGATTAGTAA
It encodes the following:
- a CDS encoding CBS domain-containing protein gives rise to the protein MQNLSSTQREILLALVDLYNKNKRMIKSKEVADVIGKDEGTVRNIILSLKVLGLIESKPGPNGGYVPTLKAYETIKNPIITPILDQLSLYKDGFETDIKISNIEILDITNPSGNKVLLRVSGELKKIKVGDTVKVGPVPYSRLVIEGVVIHIDDSRKELILDVTRMISIPKVQVKNIISRKLIALKPNMTLKEASQILYKEGIRGAPVLDENEKILGILTTADIIKAFFEGNYEAKVSDYMKTNVISIGDEDDIITAIRKMLIYNVGRLLVLSRNQKVVGIVTRTDILKTIAGLEELVNA